The Lutra lutra chromosome 10, mLutLut1.2, whole genome shotgun sequence genome contains a region encoding:
- the CST6 gene encoding cystatin-M, producing MATPSLPRALGLGLLALCLLALLHNACARPRSGEGLIGGRRDLSPSDPQVQKAAQAAVASYNMGSNSLYYFRDTSILKAQSQLVAGIKYYLTVEMGSTACRKNMATGDGVDIATCPFATGVQEEKLRCDFEILVVPWQNSSQLLKHNCVTVS from the exons ATGGCTACTCCAAGCCTCCCTCgggccctgggcctgggcctgctcGCGCTCTGCCTTCTGGCACTCCTCCACAACGCCTGTGCCCGCCCCCGCTCTGGGGAGGGCCTCATAGGTGGCCGCAGGGACCTGTCTCCCAGCGACCCGCAGGTGCAGAAGGCGGCCCAGGCCGCGGTGGCCAGCTACAACATGGGCAGCAACAGCCTCTACTACTTCCGGGACACCAGCATCCTCAAGGCGCAGAGCCAG TTGGTGGCCGGCATCAAGTACTACCTGACTGTTGAGATGGGGAGCACAGCCTGTCGCAAGAACATGGCCACCGGAGACGGCGTGGATATCGCCACCTGCCCCTTTGCCACAGGAGTGCAGGAGGAG AAGCTGCGCTGTGACTTCGAGATCCTAGTGGTCCCCTGGCAGAATTCCTCCCAGCTTCTGAAGCACAACTGCGTGACCGTGTCATAG
- the CATSPER1 gene encoding cation channel sperm-associated protein 1: MDQPSLAEKAHNEADTNNLDMLSHPDSPTSYHRPRHSRVHRHHGASHHHGGSHHHSESHHHGGSHHHSTSRHHSESDHHGVSHHHGRSHHLGKFQDFHDNTPSHHSLHSHHSHHSHHSHHHGEAHHHGRAYNHTSLALAPSQSTIYSHHSLGEGPFDSEYHHGSRRHHGRPHHHGEPHHQGGSHYHRGSYHHGEPYHHGRSHHRGESYHHGGSHHHREPHHHARPHHHSEVSHHSGLHYQGEPYYHKDSYTYGGSHHHGESYHHGRHHHHEAHHHRGPLHHGETSSHHSYVDSYHDQLIPHYSDKYSHHHRGHHGEHHHGHHGHHDEHHHREYHHSVHRYDYLHDDHHYREYYHGSSHSLGPYKSHSVARAVLGPSRSYSAILRPSIARVQHSAFSLTRSHSSVRSHASQTFSKVHPRDSSTKTSSESWTEEDEQFQKRKTARAQRAHKRLHTMDLFSRLWENLSYLIQDFRRMLRKLTQSLPFEAFIFLVVCLNTIMLVAQTFAEVEIRGEWYFMAFDSIFLCIYVVEAALKITALGFKYFSDPWNNLDFFIMIMAMLDFLLFQYNSFSFVYHQSVFRIFKVFKSLRALRAVRVLRRLSFLTSLQEVTGTLVRSLPSITAILILMFTCLFLFSVVLRALFRHSDPKRFRSILSTIFTLFTMLTLDDWSLIYLDSRAQGAWYIVPILMIYIIIQYFIFLNLVIAVLVDNFQMALLQGLEKLKQERAAWIREKILDDSLTELSRSDPEEMVSEHTRQKQLIEKKFGTMTEKQQELLFHFLQLVAGVEHHQQKFRSQASVLDEIVDTAFEAGEEDFRK; encoded by the exons ATGGATCAACCTTCATTGGCTGAAAAGGCTCACAATGAGGCAGACACCAACAATTTGGATATGTTATCTCACCCTGATTCACCAACCTCATATCACAGGCCAAGGCATAGCAGAGTACACCGCCATCACGGTGCGTCCCACCACCATGGTGGGTCCCACCATCACAGTGAGTCCCACCATCATGGTGGGTCCCACCATCATAGCACATCCCGTCACCACAGTGAGTCCGACCATCATGGAGTATCCCACCATCATGGTAGATCTCACCACCTTGGTAAATTCCAAGACTTTCATGACAATACCCCCTCCCACCATTCCCTTCACTCCCACCATTCCCACCACTCCCACCACTCTCACCACCATGGTGAAGCCCACCATCATGGCAGAGCCTACAACCACACATCCCTTGCACTGGCTCCTTCTCAAAGCACTATCTACTCCCATCATTCCCTTGGTGAGGGCCCCTTTGATAGTGAGTACCACCATGGTAGCAGAAGACATCATGGTAGGCCCCACCACCATGGTGAGCCCCACCACCAAGGGGGGTCCCACTACCACAGGGGGTCCTACCACCATGGTGAGCCCTACCACCATGGAAGGTCCCATCACCGTGGTGAGTCCTACCACCATGGTGGGTCTCACCACCATAGGGAACCACACCACCATGCTAGGCCCCACCACCACAGTGAGGTTTCTCACCATAGTGGGCTCCATTACCAAGGTGAGCCTTACTATCATAAAGATTCCTACACGTATGGTGGCTCTCACCATCATGGTGAGTCCTATCACCATGGCAGGCACCATCACCATGAAGCCCACCACCACAGAGGGCCTCTTCATCATGGTGAGACCTCTTCCCACCATTCCTATGTGGACTCCTATCATGATCAGTTGATACCTCACTACTCTGATAAATACAGCCACCACCACCGTGGCCACCACGGTGAACACCACCATGGCCACCATGGCCACCATGATGAACATCATCACAGGGAGTATCACCATAGTGTGCATCGTTATGATTATCTCCATGACGATCACCACTACAGGGAGTACTATCATGGAAGCTCCCACAGCTTGGGCCCATACAAGTCTCACAGTGTGGCCAGAGCTGTCCTTGGCCCTTCCCGCTCTTATTCAGCAATTCTCCGACCTAGCATAGCACGGGTACAGCACTCAGCCTTTAGCTTGACTCGTTCCCACAGTTCTGTGCGCTCACATGCATCCCAGACGTTCAGCAAAGTCCATCCTCGGGATTCCTCCACTAAAACTTCCTCGGAAAGCTGGACAGAAGAAGATGAGCAATTTCAGAAGCGCAAAA CTGCCAGAGCTCAGCGGGCCCACAAGAGGCTGCACACCATGGACCTCTTCAGCAGATTGTGGGAAAATTTAAGCTACCTCATTCAGGACTTCCGGAGAATGCTTAGGAAACTGACTCAGTCCCTGCCCTTTGAAGCCTTCATCTTCCTTGTTGTCTGCCTCAACACCATCATGCTTGTGGCCCAGACCTTTGCTGAAGTCGAGATCCGGGGCG AGTGGTACTTCATGGCCTTCGACTCCATCTTCCTCTGCATCTACGTGGTGGAAGCTGCCCTCAAGATCACTGCCCTGGGCTTCAAGTATTTTTCTGACCCTTGGAACAACCTCG ACTTCTTCATCATGATCATGGCCATGCTGGACTTCCTGCTCTTTCAGTACAACTCCTTCTCCTTCGTCTACCACCAAAGCGTCTTCCGGATCTTCAAGGTTTTCAAGAGCTTGCGGGCCCTGAGGGCCGTCCGGGTCCTGCGGAGGCTCAG CTTCTTGACCAGCCTCCAGGAAGTGACCGGGACTCTGGTGCGGTCCCTGCCATCCATCACGGCCATCCTGATCCTCATGTTCACCTGCCTCT TCCTCTTCTCTGTGGTCCTCCGGGCTCTGTTCCGTCACTCCGACCCCAAGCGCTTCCGGAGCATTCTGTCTACCATCTTCACACTCTTCACCATGCTCACCCTGGACGACTGGTCCCTCATCTACCTGGACAGCCGCGCCCAGG GTGCCTGGTACATCGTCCCCATTCTCATGATTTACATCATCATCCAGTACTTCATCTTCCTCAA cctggTGATTGCAGTCCTGGTGGATAACTTCCAGATGGCTCTGCTTCAGGGCTTGGAGAAACTGAAGCAGGAG AGGGCCGCCTGGATCCGTGAGAAGATCCTGGACGACTCACTGACAGAACTCAGCAGATCAG ACCCTGAAGAGATGGTGAGTGAACACACCAGACAGAAGCAGCTCATTGAGAAAAAATTTGGGACCATGACTGAGAA GCAGCAGGAGCTCCTGTTCCACTTCCTGCAGCTGGTGGCTGGGGTAGAGCATCATCAACAGAAATTCCGCTCCCAGGCGTCCGTTCTTGATGAGATTGTGGACACTGCATTCGAG GCTGGAGAAGAGGACTTCAGGAAGTGA